Proteins from a genomic interval of Acidobacteriota bacterium:
- a CDS encoding nitroreductase family deazaflavin-dependent oxidoreductase: MPTKNDSLTDRLSRDSEITITVTGRKSGRTISIPIWFAWDDEKLYLLPVQGSDTQWYKNILANPAMKITARNAGAEVQAVPITDTNGVASVIEKFRAKYGAGEVKKYYSKFDVAVLVKM; encoded by the coding sequence ATGCCAACGAAAAACGATTCGCTGACGGACCGCCTATCGCGCGATAGCGAAATTACGATCACGGTGACTGGCAGAAAATCCGGTCGCACCATCTCTATCCCAATCTGGTTCGCGTGGGATGACGAGAAACTCTATCTCCTACCGGTACAGGGTTCGGACACCCAGTGGTACAAAAACATTCTCGCCAACCCGGCTATGAAGATCACGGCTAGGAACGCAGGAGCCGAAGTGCAGGCAGTGCCGATCACGGATACCAACGGAGTCGCGTCGGTAATCGAGAAGTTCCGCGCCAAATACGGGGCTGGAGAAGTGAAGAAGTACTATTCCAAGTTCGACGTTGCTGTTCTGGTGAAAATGTAG
- a CDS encoding AraC family transcriptional regulator: protein MKKSILQNIRSTSKVVPLQRPSNEPASATLDTTSLARLLAAYAPHDGSFELRIPGLHASRMARANTQCFHTLRMPSLCIAAQGAKSVVVGQEVYAYDASRMIVFSVALPIASQITQASPSQPYLALRLDLDPRKIAELVLKVFPQGLPSVHEKDRRAVYVSPVDAHIVNAANRLMECLARPGDSELLAPLIFDEILIRLLRSPIGVRVAQMGFAESSVDRVGKAIAWLRTNFSQPMKVEDLAGLVHMSVSSFHEHFKSVTSMSPLHYQKVLRLQEARRLMLSSMMDAGAASQHVGYLSPSQFSREYSRFFGNAPTRDIAKLRQDNRLWA, encoded by the coding sequence ATGAAGAAAAGCATCCTTCAAAACATAAGAAGCACCTCCAAAGTAGTGCCCCTTCAGCGCCCATCCAACGAGCCGGCTTCCGCCACGCTCGATACAACCAGTTTGGCCCGCCTGCTTGCCGCCTATGCCCCGCATGACGGCAGTTTCGAGTTGCGCATCCCTGGATTGCATGCCAGCCGTATGGCACGCGCCAACACGCAGTGCTTCCACACTCTCCGGATGCCCTCGTTATGCATCGCCGCGCAAGGAGCAAAGTCGGTCGTCGTGGGACAAGAAGTCTACGCGTACGACGCGTCGCGTATGATCGTGTTTTCGGTCGCGTTGCCGATCGCGTCCCAGATCACGCAAGCCAGCCCGTCCCAGCCGTATCTTGCACTCCGTTTGGACCTCGATCCACGCAAAATTGCGGAGTTGGTGTTGAAGGTCTTTCCGCAGGGGCTGCCTTCAGTACACGAGAAAGACAGGCGCGCCGTGTACGTGAGTCCGGTCGACGCGCACATTGTGAACGCCGCAAACAGGCTAATGGAGTGCCTGGCTAGGCCCGGAGACTCGGAACTGCTTGCCCCGCTCATCTTCGACGAAATTTTGATTCGTCTTCTTCGCAGCCCGATTGGTGTACGCGTGGCGCAAATGGGTTTCGCCGAGTCGAGCGTGGACCGGGTAGGGAAGGCGATCGCCTGGCTGCGTACCAACTTCTCGCAGCCCATGAAAGTTGAAGACCTCGCTGGGCTGGTGCACATGAGCGTTTCCTCTTTTCACGAGCACTTTAAGTCGGTGACTTCGATGAGCCCGCTGCACTATCAGAAAGTGCTGCGCCTGCAGGAGGCGCGGCGACTGATGTTGTCGTCCATGATGGACGCGGGCGCTGCGAGCCAGCACGTCGGCTATCTCAGTCCGTCGCAGTTCAGCAGGGAATACAGCCGCTTCTTCGGCAATGCGCCGACGCGGGACATCGCGAAATTGCGTCAAGACAACCGGCTTTGGGCCTGA
- a CDS encoding nuclear transport factor 2 family protein, with the protein MSMKRMVVRCAALCQSLRKVWILSAGTVLLLAMPVAQAQSSRRSDEGTQVLALDNSWNRALETKDTKALDLLLAQTFVSVDIDGSMQSKAEFIASIGAPNYHPPTQAVTEQSSVEVYGDSAVVVGIFRTKGVEKGKKYMNRERYVDTWVRINGTWKCAASITVLIPAK; encoded by the coding sequence GTGTCGATGAAACGGATGGTTGTCCGCTGTGCAGCCCTTTGTCAATCCTTACGCAAGGTATGGATTCTTTCCGCCGGCACCGTATTGCTGCTCGCAATGCCCGTGGCCCAGGCGCAGTCAAGCCGCCGTTCCGACGAGGGCACCCAGGTACTTGCCTTGGATAATTCCTGGAACCGCGCTCTGGAGACCAAAGACACCAAGGCCCTCGACCTTCTTCTCGCGCAAACGTTTGTGTCCGTGGACATCGACGGCAGCATGCAGTCGAAGGCGGAATTCATCGCCAGCATCGGAGCGCCCAACTACCATCCTCCTACTCAGGCTGTGACCGAACAAAGTTCAGTTGAGGTGTACGGCGACTCCGCCGTGGTGGTTGGAATCTTTCGCACCAAGGGTGTCGAAAAAGGCAAAAAGTATATGAACCGCGAGCGCTATGTCGATACCTGGGTAAGGATCAACGGTACGTGGAAGTGCGCAGCGTCGATTACGGTGCTGATTCCCGCGAAGTAG
- a CDS encoding PDZ domain-containing protein: MPWFGKKLTRCSAALGALLGLLPVLSWPQQFSKSDRDLVQDMLRNVARDVQKNYYDPKFHGVDWDATVRKAKGNIDKADSLNGAVSEIAAALDSLNDSGTFFVPPPRTYVHDYGFTMHLIGEGCFVTRVRPGSDAEKKGLKAGDQILAINEHRLSRKTLWRVFYIYGDLDPQPGLRLTLTDEGGQQRQLEVGAKIETSSGVRYFLQHGLGQRIRDWQDVDDSMVPRYFEKGDSLLVVKIPYPSALDVDRMIRKMRKHKGVVIDLRGSGGGRPEILKQMLGGIFEHEVKIYDRIGKASTRSESAVGRHHDAFTGRLAVLIDSQSAEASELFARVVQMEKRGFIIGDRSTGHVDLSKGFFYETYLDSEVFYRVFVTDANLVMTDGKSLEHVGVEPDITVLPTPHDLARGRDPAMAKAAALVGGQLSPEEAGRIFPDAESPQH; encoded by the coding sequence ATGCCTTGGTTTGGCAAGAAACTTACTCGTTGTTCCGCAGCGTTGGGCGCACTGCTAGGGTTGCTTCCTGTCCTCTCCTGGCCCCAACAGTTCAGCAAATCTGACCGCGATCTCGTCCAAGACATGCTGCGAAATGTGGCGCGAGATGTTCAAAAGAACTATTACGACCCTAAGTTTCATGGAGTGGATTGGGACGCGACGGTCCGTAAGGCGAAGGGAAATATCGACAAAGCCGATTCGCTAAACGGTGCCGTATCGGAGATCGCCGCCGCCCTCGATAGCCTGAACGACTCTGGTACGTTTTTTGTTCCGCCGCCACGCACGTATGTGCATGACTACGGGTTCACGATGCACCTAATTGGCGAAGGCTGCTTTGTCACTCGAGTGCGCCCAGGCAGTGATGCGGAAAAGAAAGGCCTCAAGGCAGGAGATCAGATTCTTGCCATCAACGAGCATCGCCTTTCACGCAAGACACTTTGGAGAGTCTTTTATATCTACGGAGATTTAGACCCCCAACCTGGCCTTCGTCTGACCCTAACCGACGAAGGCGGTCAACAGCGACAGCTGGAAGTCGGTGCGAAAATCGAAACGTCTTCGGGAGTAAGGTATTTCCTGCAACACGGTCTGGGTCAGCGCATCCGCGACTGGCAAGACGTGGACGATAGCATGGTGCCGCGTTATTTCGAGAAGGGTGACTCCCTGTTGGTGGTGAAAATACCTTACCCTTCGGCTTTGGATGTTGATCGAATGATAAGAAAGATGCGGAAGCACAAAGGCGTTGTCATCGATTTGCGGGGGAGTGGCGGCGGCAGGCCGGAGATACTCAAGCAAATGCTGGGAGGCATCTTTGAGCATGAAGTGAAGATCTATGACCGCATTGGAAAAGCCTCGACACGGTCCGAATCTGCGGTAGGCCGCCACCACGATGCTTTTACGGGAAGGTTAGCCGTCCTGATCGATAGCCAGTCCGCAGAGGCGTCCGAGTTGTTCGCTCGCGTCGTCCAGATGGAGAAGCGCGGATTTATTATAGGAGACCGCAGTACCGGTCACGTGGATCTATCAAAGGGCTTTTTTTATGAAACCTATCTGGATTCCGAGGTTTTCTATAGGGTATTCGTTACCGACGCTAACCTCGTCATGACAGACGGCAAGAGTTTGGAGCATGTGGGCGTAGAACCGGACATCACTGTTCTTCCGACGCCTCACGATTTGGCAAGGGGCCGGGATCCAGCGATGGCGAAAGCTGCCGCGCTGGTTGGCGGTCAGCTTAGCCCAGAAGAGGCTGGAAGAATATTCCCGGATGCTGAGTCACCCCAGCACTGA
- the tadA gene encoding tRNA adenosine(34) deaminase TadA yields the protein MEEALRCAQRALEIEEVPVGAIVVHEGTIVGRGWNRNLADNDPTAHAEIMALRDAGANLGNHRLSDCELFATIEPCAMCAGALIHARIRRLVYGADDPKAGAVHSVLPVLNHPQLNHRMDVRGGVLAGRSAEILQEFFRKRR from the coding sequence ATGGAAGAAGCTCTCCGCTGCGCGCAGCGTGCGCTGGAGATCGAAGAAGTTCCCGTCGGAGCGATTGTCGTCCATGAAGGTACGATCGTAGGCCGGGGATGGAACCGTAATCTCGCGGATAACGATCCAACCGCGCACGCCGAGATCATGGCTCTGCGCGATGCCGGTGCGAACCTCGGTAACCACCGGCTAAGCGACTGCGAACTGTTTGCTACAATTGAACCGTGCGCGATGTGCGCGGGCGCGTTGATCCATGCCCGGATTCGACGCCTGGTATACGGCGCGGACGATCCCAAGGCGGGTGCTGTCCACTCGGTGTTGCCGGTATTGAATCACCCGCAACTGAATCATCGTATGGACGTTCGTGGTGGGGTCCTGGCAGGCCGCTCAGCGGAAATCCTGCAAGAGTTCTTTAGAAAACGTCGTTAG
- a CDS encoding NADH-quinone oxidoreductase subunit I produces MTEIARKLFLVDLIQGLKVTFKYQHPKETCTEQYPLERPVVAERYRGAPRLRKQPETGTTMCVGCNLCATACPENLIVVGSVRNEVTKRKEMTTFTFDLSRCMFCGLCEEACHSGALELTQDFEMAMYSREGMIWDREMLENGPRPTVYQK; encoded by the coding sequence ATGACAGAGATAGCCCGGAAACTGTTCCTCGTGGACCTGATCCAGGGTCTGAAAGTCACGTTCAAATATCAGCACCCCAAAGAGACCTGTACCGAGCAATATCCGCTGGAACGCCCGGTTGTCGCCGAGCGATACCGGGGCGCGCCCCGCCTGAGGAAACAGCCAGAAACCGGCACGACCATGTGCGTGGGATGCAACTTGTGTGCGACCGCTTGTCCGGAAAATCTGATTGTCGTCGGCAGTGTCCGCAACGAAGTGACAAAGCGTAAGGAAATGACTACGTTCACTTTCGACCTGAGCCGTTGCATGTTCTGCGGCCTATGCGAAGAAGCGTGCCACTCCGGCGCGCTCGAACTGACTCAGGATTTCGAGATGGCTATGTACTCGCGAGAAGGCATGATCTGGGATCGCGAGATGCTGGAAAACGGGCCACGTCCGACGGTGTATCAGAAGTAG
- a CDS encoding PEGA domain-containing protein, translating to MRRSTLSCVVFLTILAVLSPFSVEAKPKKKTYNNSPEQVFIAAMRTARERHVVTYVNEKMLMFTFETGRSFASEGFVANAAVEPEGTDKSTLIINVQNKRGMSWGAGDRMAEKFYDQVSDELAGDSKQASAVKSTEKAIAVPDAKAAPETPSITKSADAAPAPAPKDEGKITLNSVPDGAEVYVDDNFVGNTPAALKLPSGKHKVKVSDKGYADWEKEISVFAGSDVNMKATLEKN from the coding sequence ATGAGACGTTCGACCCTTTCTTGTGTTGTTTTTTTGACGATTCTTGCAGTCCTGTCGCCTTTCAGTGTCGAAGCGAAGCCTAAGAAGAAAACCTACAACAACTCTCCCGAGCAGGTATTTATCGCCGCCATGCGAACCGCACGGGAGCGGCACGTGGTGACGTATGTCAACGAGAAGATGCTGATGTTCACTTTCGAGACGGGCCGCTCATTTGCGTCCGAGGGATTCGTGGCCAATGCGGCCGTTGAGCCGGAGGGCACCGACAAGTCCACTCTCATCATCAACGTCCAGAACAAGAGGGGGATGTCGTGGGGCGCCGGCGACCGCATGGCTGAGAAGTTCTACGACCAGGTCTCGGATGAACTCGCGGGCGATTCCAAGCAAGCGTCCGCCGTTAAGTCCACTGAAAAAGCGATTGCAGTCCCAGATGCGAAAGCGGCCCCGGAGACGCCTTCGATTACAAAATCTGCCGACGCCGCCCCGGCTCCTGCTCCAAAGGACGAAGGTAAAATCACCCTGAATTCTGTGCCGGACGGTGCTGAGGTTTATGTTGACGACAATTTCGTCGGCAACACGCCCGCTGCCCTGAAGCTTCCCTCGGGCAAACACAAGGTCAAGGTCTCAGACAAAGGGTACGCCGACTGGGAAAAAGAGATCTCGGTATTCGCGGGCTCGGATGTGAATATGAAGGCTACGCTGGAGAAGAACTAG
- a CDS encoding gluconolaconase, which translates to MSISDRILGKKSVNGKPHIDAIAPAFALPGGDIRIVGSGLRSAELRRPSVRFGEVQGTVVISADDFVIARVPDDAVSGPIVVDTNGHVSNAQEIRVATPIADDLHPVTNPAVDQEGNIYATFSGSRGQKVPVAIFKIDTDYIVRPYLNEMMNATAIAFDREGEMYVSSRHDETVYKVAPNGTMSSYAEGMGVATGMAFDREQNLYVGDRSGTIFKIAPDRQIFVFATLEPSVSAYHLAFGPHGDLFVTGPTTSSFDCVHKVDPHGSVSVFYRGLGRPQGLAFDVDGNLYVAASLSGKRGIVKVTPDAKASLQVSGQGLVGLAFAPGKSAILATNNAVYKIAWNIQGLPLLPE; encoded by the coding sequence ATGAGTATCTCGGATCGAATATTGGGCAAGAAGAGCGTCAACGGCAAACCGCACATTGATGCGATCGCTCCCGCCTTCGCGTTGCCGGGAGGCGACATTCGCATCGTTGGTAGCGGATTGCGTTCCGCGGAACTGCGCCGGCCGAGCGTGCGTTTTGGTGAAGTTCAGGGAACGGTTGTGATCAGCGCGGACGATTTTGTGATCGCGCGCGTACCCGACGATGCTGTGTCCGGGCCGATTGTTGTGGATACCAATGGACACGTCAGCAATGCACAGGAAATTCGGGTCGCTACGCCGATCGCAGACGATCTGCATCCCGTAACCAACCCAGCCGTCGATCAGGAAGGCAACATCTACGCGACCTTCTCCGGATCGCGCGGGCAAAAAGTCCCGGTGGCGATTTTCAAGATCGATACGGATTACATCGTAAGGCCATATCTGAACGAAATGATGAACGCCACCGCGATCGCTTTTGATCGTGAAGGCGAAATGTACGTTTCATCCCGTCATGACGAAACGGTTTACAAGGTCGCACCCAACGGGACGATGTCGTCCTATGCGGAAGGCATGGGTGTGGCAACTGGGATGGCGTTCGACCGGGAACAGAATTTGTATGTCGGCGATCGGAGCGGGACCATCTTCAAGATTGCTCCCGACCGCCAGATCTTCGTCTTCGCAACACTTGAACCAAGTGTGTCGGCGTACCATCTCGCTTTCGGACCGCACGGTGACCTCTTCGTCACCGGCCCGACCACATCCAGTTTCGACTGCGTTCACAAAGTCGATCCGCACGGCAGCGTGTCGGTTTTCTACCGTGGGTTAGGACGCCCGCAAGGCTTGGCGTTTGATGTGGACGGAAACCTCTATGTGGCCGCTTCCCTTTCCGGTAAACGCGGTATTGTGAAAGTCACGCCTGACGCCAAAGCGAGCCTGCAGGTATCCGGACAAGGACTGGTGGGCCTGGCATTCGCGCCCGGCAAGTCCGCGATTCTTGCAACCAACAATGCCGTCTATAAGATCGCTTGGAATATTCAAGGTTTGCCGCTGTTGCCGGAGTAG
- a CDS encoding phosphatidylglycerophosphatase A has protein sequence MKEAAKSAAPLWATLVSTFFGIGRLKPGPGTWGSVATVILWALISFVIPPESRSWATIAAAALVTAIGIPAATQVVRATGIKDPQFVVIDEVAGQLVALIAVPLGWKTFLAGLILFRVFDILKPPPVRQLEALPEGAGIVIDDLGAGLYALVIMHLLLHFRLLIG, from the coding sequence GTGAAGGAAGCAGCCAAATCTGCCGCTCCTCTCTGGGCAACACTGGTTTCCACGTTCTTCGGCATTGGCCGTTTGAAACCGGGTCCGGGCACGTGGGGATCGGTTGCGACGGTAATCCTGTGGGCTCTGATTAGTTTTGTGATCCCGCCGGAATCTCGCTCGTGGGCAACAATTGCGGCCGCGGCACTGGTCACTGCCATAGGGATCCCTGCCGCGACCCAAGTTGTACGAGCCACGGGAATCAAGGATCCGCAGTTTGTCGTGATTGACGAAGTCGCCGGACAGCTTGTGGCCTTGATCGCCGTGCCACTCGGATGGAAAACGTTTCTGGCGGGCCTTATACTTTTTCGTGTCTTCGATATTCTCAAGCCTCCGCCGGTGCGCCAACTCGAGGCCTTGCCGGAGGGCGCCGGAATCGTGATCGACGACCTTGGAGCCGGACTTTACGCTCTGGTGATTATGCATCTGTTGTTGCATTTCCGACTTCTAATAGGGTAG
- the yacG gene encoding DNA gyrase inhibitor YacG: MPGKLKLRCPICKKAVVSTAPDFPFCSDHCKEIDLGKWATGAYVISEPVHDEEEVIRDGNLGSVDESE; encoded by the coding sequence ATGCCTGGCAAACTAAAACTGCGCTGTCCGATCTGCAAGAAGGCTGTCGTTAGCACTGCACCTGACTTCCCTTTCTGCAGCGACCATTGCAAAGAAATCGATCTTGGCAAATGGGCCACCGGAGCCTACGTGATTTCGGAGCCGGTCCATGACGAGGAAGAAGTCATCCGGGATGGAAACCTCGGCTCCGTGGACGAAAGCGAGTGA
- the rimO gene encoding 30S ribosomal protein S12 methylthiotransferase RimO, protein MIKSICRPFRLTDSPVPVQKDIAERPQQTAPTKVGFVSLGCPKNLVDSEVMMGMLAHAGAELTPAADDADVIVVNTCSFIGSAQQESIDTILEMARHKTGGRAKKLVVAGCLVERFGTEILKNIPEVDAVVGTGELERILAAAGVAPAKPATSPFNILTSRPEGDHRRQQGRFARDAWDGAIADLPNYLYDEATPRILATPGYTAYIKIAEGCDHPCTFCIIPQLRGQFRSRRFESVIAEAERLAQAGVREITLIGQDTTCYGEDLGLKDGLALLLEKLAAVEGLRWIRFLYAYPNKITGRLLETIAAHDNICSYIDVPLQHASATVLKRMKRGGGSDLFLRSIEKMRRTIPNLTLRTSFVVGFPGETEKEFDELCEFTKAVGFDWMGAFGYSDQEGADAFDLENKVSPREIERRRKSLMSIQKKISRAKKKTLVGRELDLLLMGPSEESELLLEGRTAMHAPEIDGKVFVNDFPEGTEPTKGQFYRCRITEAHDYDIVAQIV, encoded by the coding sequence ATGATAAAATCAATCTGTCGCCCTTTCCGGTTGACCGATTCTCCCGTGCCCGTACAAAAAGACATCGCCGAGCGCCCGCAGCAGACCGCCCCGACCAAGGTTGGTTTCGTCAGCCTGGGCTGTCCCAAGAACCTTGTGGACAGCGAGGTCATGATGGGCATGTTGGCGCACGCAGGTGCGGAACTTACCCCGGCGGCCGACGATGCCGACGTCATCGTCGTTAATACCTGCTCGTTTATCGGCTCCGCACAGCAGGAATCCATCGACACGATTCTGGAAATGGCTCGCCACAAGACCGGCGGCAGGGCAAAAAAATTAGTGGTTGCAGGCTGCCTGGTGGAACGTTTTGGCACCGAGATACTCAAGAACATTCCCGAAGTCGATGCGGTGGTTGGAACCGGCGAACTGGAACGAATCCTTGCCGCGGCTGGTGTCGCACCTGCCAAGCCCGCGACGAGCCCATTTAATATCCTCACTTCCCGTCCCGAAGGTGACCACCGGCGGCAACAAGGGCGATTTGCACGCGATGCTTGGGATGGCGCCATCGCCGATCTGCCGAATTATCTGTATGACGAAGCCACGCCCCGCATTCTGGCGACTCCCGGCTACACCGCATACATCAAGATCGCCGAGGGCTGTGATCATCCCTGCACGTTTTGCATCATTCCGCAGTTGCGTGGACAATTTCGTTCTCGGCGCTTCGAATCCGTGATTGCCGAAGCAGAGCGGTTGGCGCAGGCGGGTGTACGCGAAATCACGTTGATCGGCCAGGATACGACTTGCTATGGCGAGGACCTGGGATTGAAAGACGGCCTGGCCCTGCTGCTTGAAAAACTCGCCGCCGTTGAGGGACTGCGCTGGATCCGATTCCTGTACGCGTATCCCAACAAGATCACGGGGCGCCTGCTCGAGACCATCGCCGCACATGACAACATCTGCTCCTACATTGATGTGCCACTGCAGCACGCGTCTGCGACGGTCTTGAAGAGGATGAAGCGCGGCGGAGGCTCCGACTTGTTTCTGCGTTCGATCGAGAAGATGCGGCGCACGATTCCGAATCTCACCTTGCGGACATCCTTCGTTGTGGGCTTTCCGGGCGAAACCGAAAAAGAGTTTGACGAGCTTTGCGAATTCACCAAGGCGGTCGGCTTCGACTGGATGGGAGCCTTCGGCTACTCGGACCAGGAAGGTGCAGACGCCTTCGATCTGGAAAACAAGGTGTCTCCCCGTGAAATCGAGCGGCGCCGGAAGTCGTTGATGTCCATTCAAAAGAAGATCAGCCGAGCGAAGAAGAAAACGCTGGTCGGCCGCGAACTCGATCTACTGCTGATGGGACCTTCCGAAGAAAGCGAGTTGCTTCTCGAAGGCCGCACTGCGATGCATGCTCCGGAAATTGACGGCAAAGTCTTCGTCAATGATTTTCCGGAAGGAACCGAGCCGACGAAAGGCCAGTTCTATCGTTGCCGGATTACCGAAGCTCACGACTACGATATCGTCGCCCAGATCGTTTAA
- a CDS encoding DUF3488 domain-containing protein, with the protein MFAATTNPGKATMATAIERYFNVSLYLLVLTGFGTLASTGGLDMLAVLAVGCALLVRGYHLITQQQVAIPERWTTYLTLLYVAVYFADYFFVSRSFLVSTVHLVLFGMVIRLFSLQRARDHFMLAVLSFLMVLAAAVLTVDSVFLFSFAGFLLVAVITFVLMEMRHSVAEESGRAQEPKDSAPYRRMASVLLATAPMLMLMILAGGSLIFFLLPRVSSRYLSAYSPSSDLSTGFTDRVQLGRIGQIQQSNAVVMHVEIENDLEGAYDLKWRGVALSQFDGRIWSNPFSQVDLRLTGLQSYRLGATPGDTGAAGIPVRKVRYHVLMEPMGTNVFFLADKPAALLGTYVHVTTDAGGAVYNLDVDHPVNRYEAESQLTEPDASELRLSPNTAPGGLALYLTLPPLDIRISKLAEEITANAPNNYDKAVTLERYLRTHFGYTLDLGRNTPRDPLAYFLFERKKGHCEYFASSMAVMLRSLRIPSRIVTGFRGGEFNDLTGQYVVRASNAHSWVEAYFPGSGWISFDPTPGGDLETHSGWSRMFLYVDAAASFWREWVVNYDVAHQRSLGEGAGQSSRRLYDDLRQWYSRNYQALLKSARRTHQQITHSPATWMIGSVAVSVLLLLVLNLRQIIQGLANRRLRAHPDRAPRESAALWYDRMLKRLARRGWRKSPGQTPHDFVAAILEPVLQEKVATFTRAYESARFGQSVDDARALPELFEEITAGER; encoded by the coding sequence GTGTTTGCGGCCACCACCAATCCGGGTAAAGCCACGATGGCCACGGCCATTGAGCGCTACTTCAACGTCTCGCTCTATTTACTTGTCCTAACAGGCTTTGGGACTCTTGCATCAACCGGCGGATTGGATATGCTGGCGGTCCTCGCCGTGGGATGCGCCTTGCTGGTTCGCGGATACCACCTGATCACCCAGCAGCAAGTCGCCATCCCGGAGCGGTGGACGACATATCTCACACTGCTTTACGTCGCGGTATATTTCGCGGACTATTTTTTCGTCTCTCGCAGTTTCCTCGTGTCGACGGTACACCTGGTGCTCTTCGGGATGGTGATCCGTCTTTTTTCTTTGCAGCGCGCGCGCGATCACTTCATGCTGGCCGTGCTCTCGTTCTTGATGGTGCTCGCCGCAGCTGTGCTCACGGTGGATAGCGTATTTCTTTTTTCTTTTGCCGGATTTCTGCTGGTGGCCGTCATCACGTTTGTACTCATGGAAATGCGCCATTCGGTCGCCGAAGAGAGCGGGCGCGCCCAGGAGCCAAAAGACTCAGCACCCTATCGACGCATGGCAAGCGTCCTGCTTGCGACCGCGCCGATGCTCATGCTGATGATCCTGGCCGGCGGTTCGCTGATCTTCTTTCTTCTTCCTCGCGTTTCCTCACGCTACCTGAGCGCCTATTCGCCGAGCAGCGACCTCTCCACGGGGTTCACCGATCGCGTCCAACTCGGGCGCATTGGTCAGATTCAGCAATCCAATGCCGTGGTGATGCACGTTGAGATCGAAAATGACCTCGAAGGCGCCTACGACCTCAAGTGGCGTGGTGTCGCGTTGAGTCAATTTGACGGGAGAATCTGGTCGAATCCATTTTCGCAAGTCGACCTCCGCCTCACCGGACTTCAGAGTTATCGGCTCGGGGCAACACCGGGCGACACCGGAGCAGCTGGGATCCCGGTCCGCAAAGTGCGCTATCACGTGCTCATGGAACCCATGGGCACCAACGTCTTCTTTCTCGCGGACAAGCCAGCAGCCCTACTTGGGACGTACGTCCATGTGACAACTGATGCTGGTGGAGCGGTCTACAACCTCGACGTGGACCATCCCGTGAACCGCTACGAAGCCGAATCGCAACTCACGGAACCCGATGCCAGCGAATTGCGGCTGTCTCCAAACACCGCTCCGGGAGGCCTCGCGCTCTACCTTACGTTGCCGCCGCTCGACATCCGAATTTCCAAGCTCGCTGAAGAGATTACCGCCAACGCTCCCAACAACTACGACAAGGCGGTGACGTTGGAGCGTTATCTCCGCACGCACTTTGGCTACACGCTGGATCTCGGCCGCAACACTCCTCGCGACCCACTGGCCTATTTTCTTTTCGAACGGAAAAAGGGGCACTGCGAATATTTTGCGAGTTCGATGGCGGTGATGCTGCGCTCGCTTCGCATTCCGTCCCGCATCGTGACGGGCTTCAGGGGCGGCGAGTTCAACGACCTGACCGGGCAATACGTAGTGCGCGCCAGCAACGCTCATTCCTGGGTCGAAGCCTATTTTCCGGGAAGCGGCTGGATCAGCTTCGATCCGACTCCTGGCGGTGATCTGGAAACGCACTCCGGCTGGTCCCGGATGTTTCTCTATGTCGACGCGGCCGCATCGTTCTGGCGGGAATGGGTAGTTAACTATGACGTCGCCCACCAGCGCTCTCTGGGAGAGGGTGCGGGGCAGAGCAGCCGCCGGCTCTACGACGATTTGCGGCAATGGTATTCGCGAAACTATCAAGCGCTGCTGAAGTCGGCTCGGCGTACTCACCAGCAGATCACGCACTCTCCCGCAACGTGGATGATCGGCAGCGTGGCAGTATCCGTGTTGCTGCTCCTCGTGCTCAATCTGCGTCAGATTATTCAGGGGCTGGCGAATCGCAGGCTGCGCGCTCATCCTGACCGTGCTCCCCGGGAATCCGCAGCGCTCTGGTATGACCGGATGTTGAAGAGGTTGGCGCGCCGCGGGTGGCGTAAATCTCCCGGACAAACTCCGCACGACTTTGTCGCTGCCATTCTGGAGCCGGTCTTGCAGGAGAAGGTTGCTACCTTCACCAGGGCATACGAATCCGCGCGATTCGGCCAGTCCGTGGACGATGCTCGAGCTTTGCCTGAGTTGTTTGAGGAAATTACCGCCGGAGAACGATAG